A genomic segment from Sparus aurata chromosome 20, fSpaAur1.1, whole genome shotgun sequence encodes:
- the LOC115571638 gene encoding homeodomain-interacting protein kinase 1-like: MQRTANQIGLRKCGPLGNTHILVDFLGEGGFGVVTKCISTVTGTEVAIKVNKNRPHIFNQARREIEILKRLRGLDPDTCNIVKWNGFFFHKENICLNFELLDKSLHDYRVHRRNANLSMRELRPVIHQLATALSHLSSKQIVHADLKPENVMVVDSTQQQIRVRLIDFGLAHPRFGTDPGACVQTTWYRAPEVIIQLPFDEAIDMWSLGLTIVEMATGYPMYPGDTEYDVLRYIVETQGQPPDHMLDSGVCTKYYFATQNIGERRWRLKTPWEFRAETGFPYMDGRCCVLKSLDDLEQLIVSDTEDPSDKRLLLDLIKRMLELDPVQRIKPLEVLQHPFLTHSLEGGMQTQHSIVSSVCKARPENVHHGQVVSLTDESESSIDKENGSQPETNAENQSWLRRLVGKISDTLSYYFSSG; encoded by the coding sequence ATGCAAAGAACAGCGAATCAAATCGGGTTAAGAAAATGTGGCCCACTTGGAAATACCCACATACTGGTGGACTTTCTTGGGGAGGGTGGCTTTGGTGTAGTAACCAAATGCATCAGTACTGTTACCGGCACAGAGGTGGCCATCAAGGTTAACAAGAACAGACCACACATTTTTAACCAGGCAAGACGGGAAATTGAAATTCTGAAGCGACTGCGGGGTCTGGATCCAGACACTTGCAACATCGTGAAGTGGAATGGTTTTTTCTTCCATAAGGAGAACATCTGTCTTAACTTTGAGCTCCTGGATAAAAGCCTGCATGATTACAGGGTGCACAGAAGAAATGCAAATCTTTCCATGAGAGAGCTGAGACCAGTCATTCATCAGCTGGCCACAGCCCTGTCCCACCTGAGTTCCAAGCAAATTGTTCATGCGGACCTCAAACCTGAAAATGTTATGGTCGTGGACAGCACGCAGCAGCAAATACGAGTCAGGTTGATTGACTTTGGCCTGGCACATCCAAGGTTTGGCACTGATCCTGGTGCCTGTGTGCAGACCACCTGGTACAGGGCACCAGAAGTCATAATACAACTTCCTTTTGATGAGGCCATAGATATGTGGTCTCTCGGCCTGACGATTGTAGAAATGGCTACGGGGTACCCCATGTACCCCGGTGACACGGAATATGATGTGCTGAGATACATCGTAGAAACCCAGGGCCAGCCACCGGATCATATGCTGGACAGCGGGGTGTGTACCAAATATTATTTTGCGACCCAGAACATCGGCGAGAGGCGCTGGAGATTGAAGACACCCTGGGAGTTCAGAGCCGAGACTGGGTTCCCATACATGGATGGAAGATGCTGTGTCCTCAAGAGTCTTGACGACCTTGAGCAGCTGATAGTGTCAGACACAGAAGACCCGAGTGATAAGCGCCTGTTGCTGGACCTGATTAAAAGGATGCTAGAGCTGGACCCTGTTCAGCGCATCAAACCACTGGAGGTCCTGCAGCATCCATTCCTTACTCACAGCCTGGAAGGCGGCATGCAAACACAACATTCCATAGTGTCTAGTGTCTGTAAGGCACGACCAGAGAACGTTCACCATGGGCAAGTTGTCTCCTTGACAGATGAATCAGAGTCCAGCATTGACAAGGAAAATGGCTCCCAGCCTGAGACCAATGCTGAGAACCAAAGCTGGTTAAGGCGTCTTGTCGGAAAGATATCAGACACGTTATCTTACTACTTCAGCAGTGGCTGA